One region of Corvus moneduloides isolate bCorMon1 chromosome 1, bCorMon1.pri, whole genome shotgun sequence genomic DNA includes:
- the EOMES gene encoding LOW QUALITY PROTEIN: eomesodermin homolog (The sequence of the model RefSeq protein was modified relative to this genomic sequence to represent the inferred CDS: deleted 1 base in 1 codon), with protein MQLGEPLLTAAGALPGAPFYPLEGGGRGGAAGAGAGTGAAGGSRGPPGPGSPPRLDLDKMPKKFGTAPAILGEAEAVEPPFAAPKPDGRKATPCGEEELPPAASARYSMDSLSPERYYLQSPGPPAAELGGPCALFPYPPTAQHGAVYQPPGGPRYPYGSVLSPGGFAGAVCPPGGRTQFGGGGGYQYGQATAGGPLYGPYPPASGSCGGLGALGMPAAGPGLRAQVFLCNRPLWLKFHRHQTEMIITKQGRRMFPFLSFNITGLNPTAHYNVFVEVVLADPNHWRFQGGKWVTCGKADNNMQGNKVYVHPESPNTGAHWMRQEISFGKLKLTNNKGANNNNAQMIVLQSLHKYQPRLHIVEVTEDGVEDMNDSSKTQTFIFPETQFIAVTAYQNTDITQLKIDHNPFAKGFRDNYDSMYTASENDRLTPSPTDSPRSHQIVPGARYSVQPFFQEQFVNNLPPARFYNGERTVPQTNGLLSPQQNEEVASSPQRWFVTPVQQPSANKLDMNSYDTEYSHSTLLPYGIKSLPLQTSHALGYYPDPTFPSMAGWGSRGSYQRKMTTGLTWTSRTSPPGFTEDQLSKDKVKEEIGSSWIETPPSIKSLDSNDSGVYTGACKRRRLSPSTSSNENSPTMKCEDINAEDYSKDTSKGMGYYAFYTSS; from the exons ATGCAGCTGGGCGAGCCGCTGCTGACGGCGGCGGGGGCACTGCCGGGCGCCCCCTTCTACCCGCTGgagggcggcgggcgcggcggcgccGCCGGAGCGGGAGCCGGGACGGGCGCTGCTGGCGGCTCCCGCGGGCCGCCCGGTCCGGGATCGCCGCCGCGCCTCGATCTGGACAAGATGCCCAAGAAGTTTGGGACGGCTCCCGCCATCCTGGGCGAGGCGGAGGCGGTCGAGCCGCCCTTCGCTGCTCCCAAGCCGGACGGCCGCAAGGCCACCCCATGCGGCGAAGAGGAGCTGCCCCCGGCCGCCTCCGCCCGCTACTCCATGGACAGCCTGAGCCCCGAGCGCTACTACCTGCAGTCCCCCGGGCCGCCCGCGGCCGAGCTG GGGGGGCCCTGCGCCCTGTTCCCGTACCCGCCGACGGCGCAGCACGGCGCCGTCTACCAGCCGCCCGGCGGGCCGCGCTACCCCTACGGCTCCGTGCTGTCCCCGGGAGGCTTCGCGGGCGCCGTATGCCCGCCCGGCGGCCGGACGCAGTTCGGAGGCGGCGGCGGGTACCAGTACGGGCAGGCGACGGCCGGCGGACCTCTTTACGGCCCTTACCCGCCGGCGTCGGGCTCCTGCGGCGGGCTCGGGGCGCTGGGGATGCCGGCCGCTggcccggggctgcgggcgcAGGTCTTCCTCTGCAACCGGCCCCTCTGGCTCAAGTTCCACCGGCACCAGACGGAGATGATCATCACCAAGCAGGGCCG GAGGATGTTTCCCTTCCTGAGCTTCAATATCACCGGCCTCAACCCCACGGCCCACTACAACGTCTTCGTGGAGGTGGTGTTGGCGGACCCCAACCACTGGCGTTTCCAGGGGGGCAAGTGGGTGACCTGCGGCAAAGCCGACAACAACATGCAAG GCAACAAGGTCTACGTGCACCCCGAGTCGCCCAACACCGGGGCTCACTGGATGAGGCAGGAGATTTCTTTCGGGAAGCTGAAGCTAACGAACAACAAAGGTGCTAACAACAACAACGCGCAG ATGATAGTACTTCAGTCCCTACACAAGTACCAGCCCCGACTTCACATCGTGGAAGTGACAGAAGATGGTGTTGAAGATATGAATGATTCCTCAAAGactcaaacatttattttccctgaaacACAGTTTATAGCAGTTACAGCATATCAAAACACTGAT ATTACACAGCTCAAAATTGACCATAATCCTTTTGCAAAAGGCTTCAGAGACAACTATGACTC CATGTACACAGCTTCTGAAAATGACAGATTAACTCCATCTCCCACGGATTCTCCTAGATCCCACCAGATCGTCCCTGGCGCCCGATACAGCGTGCAGCCGTTCTTCCAGGAACAGTTTGTCAACAACCTGCCCCCAGCCAGGTTTTACAACGGTGAGAGAACCGTCCCTCAGACAAATGGCCTGCTGTCCCCGCAGCAGAACGAGGAGGTGGCCAGCTCTCCTCAGCGGTGGTTTGTGACGCCCGTACAGCAGCCCAGCGCCAACAAACTGGACATGAACTCCTATGACACGGAGTATTCTCATAGCACCTTGCTCCCTTATGGCATTAAATCCCTTCCCCTTCAGACATCCCACGCTCTGGGATACTACCCCGACCCGACATTTCCATCCATGgcaggctgggggagcaggggctcCTACCAGCGAAAAATGACGACAGGACTAACTTGGACCTCAAGAACAAGTCCTCCGGGATTCACTGAAGACCAGCTTTCCAAGGACAAGGTGAAAGAAGAAATTGGCTCGTCCTGGATAGAGACTCCACCCTCTATAAAGTCTCTAGATTCAAATGATTCCGGGGTCTACACAGGTGCTTGTAAGAGAAGACGGCTTTCCCCTAGCACTTCCAGCAATGAAAATTCTCCAACAATGAAGTGTGAGGACATTAATGCTGAGGACTATAGCAAAGACACTTCAAAAGGCATGGGCTACTATGCATTCTATACTAGTTCTTAA